A window from Podospora bellae-mahoneyi strain CBS 112042 chromosome 1 map unlocalized CBS112042p_1, whole genome shotgun sequence encodes these proteins:
- a CDS encoding uncharacterized protein (EggNog:ENOG503NTX7; COG:U; COG:Y; BUSCO:EOG09260DUW) has product MPRYLSLGCSPPPSFDLPRHLERFSSIPKSQNIPTIEQTRRTMSFAIEVPGEATPFTPVELCRTLEAASISTDQAQRQSAGQQIQAWESHPDYYVTLQTIFLDKSLRREVRWLAIIVLKNGIDKYWRPRAKHAIPPPQKELIRSRLLQGSVDEEDRQLALHNALVTAKIVRIDYPDSWPDAIANIINVTRTARGGNPMHLGGALLVMLRIVKELSTARLARSQTALQKVTPDLVQLLGEIYTEKTAYWQEFLMKGRGDEDDADYAMQNSLIALKILRRLVTVGYKEPHKDNMVQGLWSLSQTQFDQFLHGVSHESWIPIPYQDLVGKHLIQFTKLHIDMANLHPCSFPILPNSIPLVRAYWNLVKDFSQVFEKSGGIKQTESTTGNTKHEGPLAEKLALKGLLLLRSCIGIAYRPAQTFKFQTPEMKELETQAIHVIKVELLNRELLLDIIQVIISKLFIFRKSDLDAWEESPEEWEAQERTEGQAYEWAIRPCAERLLIDLLTHYRELGQPLLSYCELATKVDMDIVTKEAAYCALGCAAAVVHHNFDFDRFLTTTLVKDAQVQDTMAKVLRRRIAILLSQWITIKISEANRKVVFEIYRHLLNPADDHNDEVVRITAARQFKYIADDFEFKSEPFLQYAPDFFELLIGLLSTVESDETKLAVLDTIRLIVSRMEEHVSQFGDTIMMTLPKLWESVGSEEYMIKQSVLAIMTALVMSMRADSQRYQPLILPLLAEAMNPDSPLHLHLIEESVELWRSLLMQSVPPLNPELTQMVQLALPLLEYDSAVSNQCLEIVKSYISLAPQDLLSDALRRPALAALAKTVDANSLDQAQLGAKSIELMIRFSEEFGGSQGVTVIVQDLLETGLVHTMLEGLHSAWESSQTTGPNRKPSKISTLKESDYYALFARVCVADPTVFINLLSRFTNGGPIDTVLSWLMTQWFANFDTMGDVEREKLSCLALTRLVELPSPVQELVLGKLQDYLSMWTHIVTELADDTAEQQGGADGPQDSLVWGEMPSFEYDTPLDIHERRFAHKDPVHSVATYGFVKVRLQDLVQRLGGEGVFEQQWAVNVDREVLMGFQRLSQGGVAGPK; this is encoded by the exons ATGCCCCGCTACCTATCTTTAGGCTGttcacccccaccaagcTTCGACCTGCCCAGGCACCTTGAACGGTTCTCTTCGATTCCAAAATCGCAAAACATACCAACGATCGAGCAGACCAGAAGAACGATGAGTTTCGCGATCGAAGTCCCGGGCGAAGCTACGCCCTTCACACCCGTCGAGCTCTGCAGAACCCTCGAAGCTgcatccatctccaccgaCCAAGCCCAGAGACAGTCTGCTGGCCAGCAGATACAGGCTTGGGAGTCGCATCCCGACTACTATGTTACTCTTCAG ACCATATTCCTCGACAAGTCACTACGAAGAGAGGTTCGATGGCTCGCCATCATCGTGCTCAAAAACGGCATCGACAAGTATTGGCGACCCAGAGCGAAACATGccattccaccaccacaaaaagaGCTCATACGCTCTCGGCTTCTGCAAGGTTcggtggacgaggaggacagACAGCTCGCACTGCATAACGCCCTGGTTACCGCCAAGATCGTGAGGATAGATTACCCCGATAGCTGGCCCGATGCCATCGCCAATATCATCAACGTTACCCGAACGGCTCGGGGTGGGAACCCCATGCACCTCGGCGGTGCCCTGTTGGTTATGCTCCGGATAGTCAAAGAGCTCAGCACGGCGCGGTTGGCGAGGTCACAGACCGCTCTTCAGAAGGTCACACCGGACCTGGTCCAGCTTCTGGGAGAGATTTACACCGAGAAGACGGCTTATTGGCAGGAGTTCCTCATGAAAGGACGGGGAGACGAAGATGACGCCGACTATGCCATGCAAAACAGCTTGATAGCACTCAAGATCTTGAGGCGGTTGGTCACAGTTGGATACAAGGAGCCGCACAAGGACAACATGGTTCAGGGGCTGTGGTCTCTATCACAGACACAGTTCGATCAGTTCCTCCACGGTGTCAGTCACGAATCGTGGATCCCGATACCGTACCAAGATCTCGTCGGCAAGCATCTCATCCAGTTTACCAAACTACACATCGATATGGCGAATTTGCATCCCTGCAGCTTCCCGATTCTTCCAAACTCGATTCCGTTAGTTAGAGCCTATTGGAATCTTGTGAAGGACTTCTCGCAGGTGTTTGAGAAGTCTGGTGGGATCAAGCAGACAGAGAGCACAACAGGGAATACCAAGCACGAGGGGCCGTTGGCGGAAAAGTTGGCTCTCAAGGGACTCTTGTTGCTGAGGAGTTGTATTGGGATCGCCTACCGACCGGCTCAGACGTTCAAGTTCCAGACCCCAGAAATGAAGGAGCTGGAAACACAAGCAATTCACGTTATCAAGGTCGAATTGCTGAACAGGGAGTTGCTTCTGGACATTATTCAGGTGATCATCAGCAAGCTGTTTATCTTCCGCAAGTCGGATCTCGATGCCTGGGAAGAGAGCCCGGAGGAATGGGAAGCTCAGGAACGCACAGAGGGCCAGGCCTACGAGTGGGCTATCCGCCCATGCGCTGAGAGGTTGCTGATAGACCTGTTGACACACTATAGGGAGTTGGGTCAGCCGCTTCTCAGCTATTGTGAGCTCGCCACCAAAGTCGACATGGACATTGTCACGAAAGAGGCCGCTTACTGTGCTCTTGGGtgtgctgctgccgttgtGCACCAcaactttgactttgatCGCTTCCTGACCACAACGCTCGTCAAGGATGCTCAGGTACAGGACACGATGGCCAAGGTGCTCCGCCGGCGGATTGCTATTTTGCTAAGCCAGTGGATCACCATCAAGATTTCCGAAGCGAACAGAAAAGTGGTGTTTGAGATTTATCGCCACTTGCTTAACCCAGCTGACGATCACAATGATGAGGTGGTGCGCATTACGGCTGCGCGTCAGTTCAAGTATATCGCCGATGACTTTGAGTTCAAGTCTGAACCCTTCCTGCAATATGCGCCGGATTTCTTCGAACTTTTGATCGGCTTGCTCTCAACGGTAGAGAGCGACGAGACAAAACTGGCGGTTTTGGACACGATCAGGTTGATCGTCAGCAGGATGGAGGAACATGTCTCGCAGTTTGGAGATACCATCATGATGACACTCCCCAAGTTGTGGGAGTCGGTCGGAAGTGAAGAGTATATGATCAAGCAGTCGGTGCTTGCCATCATGACAGCTCTCGTCATGTCGATGCGGGCCGACTCGCAGCGATATCAACCACTGATCCTGCCACTCCTGGCAGAGGCGATGAACCCCGACTCGCCACTGCATCTTCACCTTATTGAAGAGTCGGTGGAGCTCTGGAGGTCATTGCTGATGCAGAGCGTCCCACCACTGAATCCTGAGCTCACCCAGATGGTCCAGCTggccctccccctcctagAATACGACTCCGCCGTCTCGAACCAGTGCCTCGAGATTGTGAAATCGTACATCTCTCTCGCACCACAAGACCTCCTCAGCGAcgccctccgccgccctGCTCTCGCGGCCCTTGCCAAAACCGTCGACGCCAACAGCCTCGACCAAGCCCAGCTCGGCGCCAAGTCGATCGAACTCATGATCCGGTTCTCTGAAGAATTCGGCGGGTCTCAAGGAGTAACGGTTATTGTCCAAGACCTCCTTGAGACTGGCCTTGTCCACACAATGCTCGAAGGCCTCCACAGCGCCTGGGAATCCTCCCAGACCACTGGGCCCAACCGGAAACCCTCCAAAATCAGCACACTCAAAGAATCGGACTATTACGCCCTCTTTGCCCGGGTGTGCGTCGCCGACCCGACAGTGTTTATCAACCTGTTGTCGCGGTTCACAAACGGCGGACCGATCGATACTGTTCTCTCCTGGTTGATGACCCAGTGGTTCGCCAACTTTGACACCATGGGCGATGTCGAACGTGAGAAGCTCTCTTGCCTGGCCCTGACAAGACTGGTGGAATTGCCCTCGCCGGTGCAGGAGCTCGTGTTGGGGAAGCTGCAGGATTATCTGTCCATGTGGACGCACATCGTGACGGAACTGGCGGATGATACTGCCGAGCAACAAGGGGGGGCCGATGGGCCGCAGGATAGCCTCGTCTGGGGGGAGATGCCGAGCTTTGAGTATGATACTCCGCTAGATATTCATGAGAGGAGGTTTGCGCACAAGGACCCGGTGCACTCGGTGGCGACGTACGGGTTTGTCAAGGTGAGGTTGCAGGATTTGGTGCAGAGgctgggtggggagggggtgtttgaGCAGCAGTGGGCGGTTAATGTTGATcgggaggtgttgatggggtttCAGAGGTTAAGTCAGGGGGGAGTTGCTGGGCCGAAAtag
- the MDM12_1 gene encoding Mitochondrial distribution and morphology protein 12 (BUSCO:EOG092600X0; COG:T; EggNog:ENOG503NX7J) produces the protein MASQNGLRPPSLAPPGPTSPTATRSRRGSLVSPTFSTYAEREQLSLALDKIHTSASQSDVLTTFNDFAPPPSSLPASDKQGTAGEIVQQGLSGLYSRIKEAVSGVGKNSAQEVDDADSHDGASRRSLNLVPRGDGGVTNATFNSAVSSDAAVSGLSSSGLATATADSPSPAVQSSKASSITTASTSKHLPPGPQNLPKISVAATSTNTPAIPVVSTGFAESDTVRGTTTREELPSRGSGRGSISRLSEVGNSTLLTGNGSLDSVATTDRIMVPGRTRREDAPSLDGSADAPRSPIQTTAEARSSSLSRATPPDAMRRPAVIDRITFTKGSSHSRSSSMEPGTAEASPISTSAHSTVYHDSFRHNERPQRLQSGVMRIPGTTANEGAPEMVNARLERMRKQVLSKEFWMADETCKECFLCGTPFTAFRRKHHCRTCGCIFDSKCTSNISGAKFGVQGSLRVCKTCLNVINRRYDSGSDDSADESYLPAIFRANQPKSVPTALKQKEGDEASIMERTEQADHTRSATTPMMAIPATRRVGDSNRNSAILEIDMPQLSRPSSSRSLKSLSTSRPQSSGHRRHHSKHNFLTRLKGAPDERAPFRIPAGDDPGTKSNANAFHADNIIDPELADYMSDESSEDEQQMGSIFATMNSSDFQPASLDPDRSSFGTYLGAGRKHRFRHGEKSTSGLSYTSRGFDEGVGGAGGSSGGGLQNLSIHARPPRRRNMSIASISAHHLRSPRPKSAIIKGNSASTDALSIFESGVENSGSKRNDATREGKLHEEGLNPASLQHVKKLFRQMLDDAEIPNPSSWERALIPILDKCADDVDPDIRNGDDMDIRHWVKLKKIPGGRPSDTAYVHGVVFTKNLALKSMPRRIRNPRVVVITFPLEYQRHPEQHFMSLQPVIEQEKEYLRMVVNRILNLEPHVLLVEKSVAGVALQYLSEANVAVAYNVKPTVIEAVSRIVNMPVISSMDMLSLGARVGTCESFEVKTYVNHGIKGKKKTYIFLSGCPKDRGCTIALRGASTPILSRMKRITEFMVYVVYNLKLESCLMRDEFVQIPTEIESVLTSTLTSRQPTDDSLLISPGCVPDPTSQRPAILITSQSAEGEKLVEQARINEDSPAEQELAANTTSTGPETQPSADATQKLISLHESHSHVQVPEDVPMPTFYSDMVAKYETRILSASPFVKFTQPYLLMKAREQERRLVYLRRLRDQNIVEDPEESEKPRPLRFQLIKPEMVHEIGQKAPRKVMEVLHAVHDVEYDKALHNYQTQSRQWETYIQDSLDLFDPYSHQNIVVLYSVTCTETKIPCVEPGLVAIEFYNEHPDANGNMDQDCTLGQYIEDICEGSDMVCHANGCDRKMLDHHRTYVHDNARITIILENSPAWPENFPEKPQESEGDKDGTGICMWNYCKECNKHFGLMPMSVSTWKYSFGKYLELSFWSRCVRSSLQNECPHDHQKDHVRFFYYLYRDIAVRIHYDPIDLFEIIVPRPRITWKVDHDLRLKNDIFTKAEERWVRFMTSVRARLKSIRIDSVLPEKAEACTAEIERLTKKAHEDQAELVRSLQETYMSSKYYEVIPFNIVIRGMLEKVTDWDAAFTKFEADFLSDKDVRQLTIIQLKKMFTDNESKESLPSTDGTTSVGSESEEKSTPTASQPSSSEFEEKPTQNIEGESRPPETPVSPTSRPVATATEEAAASQADELLERVEPLDLATPTSPTLVKSILTGSELAPDVTKQSPSPPSEEIPAATPEANSLMPPPATPTAPAASAQPAEPQHMSLTEKVEQLRREQRAASTDATGTGFVGEGGAESSRVTGDRAISRKTSQAVSPPMVRALSQPVGALPRTQSTIGKLLKEQKAQDAASEGQKAVPEKAEKKFTDRIGLGALKNRKAPPSAIPRYVHKRESKVSTLARHFEQLSREFEKERMRDRKQRAAKMQSTRAFLPRTSTKTIVEVYKDVDQAVKEPGPDEEQHMEKHHSNRKHDDSSQPAADTTPEDSQNKASEPSSPLAPPSGPLTQEETRNEADGDDARHEDHAGSDDEGAGSDADASTITFDEFMPDAKEIASSLEPGDEIPEELPRHQKKSLMTMLTNFWAERSASNWTPLEYPINATDHIFFDSDVIVREDEPSSLLAFALNSEDYKTKLAEIRQRWEMSNQRETDESSDGLEMKQQPSSGLSKAELENSLLRSTGTHLKYQFAEGSAKMMCKIFFAEQFDALRRKVGAADRFAESLSRCLKWDSKGGKTKSVFLKTLDDRFVLKGLSPVETSSFLKFAPDYFDLMAHALFHDLPSVIAKMLGFFQIIIRNPVTNTEIKLDLLVMENLFYDRSPTRTFDLKGSMRNRRIQSTGEQNEVLLDENMVEYIYESPLFAREHSKRLLKTSVFNDTLFLARMGVMDYSLMVAVDEVKKELVVGIIDCIRTYTWDKQLESWIKNRGFAGGGRNRPTVTSPKEYKSRFREAMARYILQAPNCWHTFGNHLPPNTPATPRTRFEADV, from the exons ATGGCCAGCCAGAATGGTCTTCGACCCCCCTCTCTAGCTCCGCCCGGCCCTACGTCTCCAACCGCCACCCGAAGTCGCCGCGGCTCTCTGGTTTCTCCTACTTTTTCTACGTATGCCGAAAGAGAACAGCTCTCACTCGCCCTCGACAAGATCCATACCTCAGCCAGTCAGTCGGATGTCCTCACCACATTCAATGATTTCGCACCTCCCCCAAGTAGCCTTCCGGCTTCGGACAAGCAAGGAACTGCTGGCGAGATTGTACAGCAAGGGTTGAGCGGCTTATACAGCAGGATAAAGGAGGCTGTCAGTGGCGTGGGCAAGAATTCTGCTCAGGAGGTGGACGATGCCGACAGCCATGATGGGGCTTCCAGGAGAAGCTTGAACCTTGTACCGAGGGGGGACGGTGGCGTAACAAATGCAACCTTCAACTCTGCCGTCTCCTCTGATGCTGCGGTATCTGGCTTGTCTTCTTCAGGCTTGGCTACAGCAACAGCCGACTCTCCGTCGCCGGCTGTACAATCATCCAAGGCCTCCTCCATAACGACGGCATCAACTTCAAAACACTTGCCTCCGGGTCCCCAGAACCTTCCAAAAATCTCTGTGGCTGCCACATCCACAAATACCCCTGCCATTCCGGTGGTATCAACGGGTTTCGCCGAAAGTGATACTGTCCGTGGTACAACGACCCGTGAAGAGTTGCCCAGTCGTGGATCAGGACGGGGCAGTATAAGTAGGCTAAGCGAAGTGGGAAACAGCACGCTCCTGACTGGGAATGGAAGTTTGGACAGCGTGGCGACCACTGACAGAATCATGGTTCCGGGGCGAACGAGGAGAGAAGATGCTCCGAGTCTTGATGGCAGCGCAGATGCTCCCCGTAGCCCGATACAAACGACGGCGGAGGCTCGTTCGTCATCCCTTAGCAGGGCCACCCCACCTGACGCGATGAGACGGCCAGCAGTGATTGACCGGATCACCTTTACAAAGGGCAGTAGCCATTCAAGGTCATCTTCCATGGAGCCCGGGACTGCTGAAGCTAGCCCTATCAGCACCTCAGCTCACAGCACGGTGTACCACGATTCCTTTAGACATAACGAGAGACCCCAGAGACTTCAGTCAGGTGTCATGAGGATACCCGGGACGACTGCCAACGAGGGTGCCCCTGAAATGGTTAATGCGAGGTTGGAGCGAATGCGAAAGCAGGTCCTAAGTAAGGAGTTTTGGATGGCCGACGAGACTTGCAAAGAGTGCTTTTTGTGTGGGACTCCTTTCACTGCCTTCCGAAGAAAACATCATTGTCGGACATGCGGGTGCATTTTTGATTCCAAGTGCACGTCCAACATCTCTGGAGCAAAGTTCGGCGTCCAGGGCTCTCTGAGAGTTTGCAAGACGTGTCTCAATGTTATCAATCGTCGGTACGACAGTGGTTCAGATGATTCAGCAGACGAATCCTATCTCCCAGCTATCTTTCGAGCCAACCAGCCAAAATCCGTGCCCACAGCTctcaaacaaaaagaaggcgaTGAGGCAAGCATCATGGAAAGAACCGAGCAGGCCGACCACACCCGAAGTGCGACCACACCCATGATGGCAATTCCAGCAACCAGGCGTGTCGGGGACAGCAATAGGAATTCTGCCATTTTAGAAATCGACATGCCTCAGCTGAGTCGGCCAAGCTCATCGCGGTCGCTCAAGTCATTGTCAACTAGTCGTCCACAATCATCGGGCCATCGCAGGCACCACTCCAAGCACAATTTCTTGACTAGGCTCAAGGGGGCTCCTGATGAGAGAGCGCCGTTTCGCATACCAGCCGGGGACGACCCGGGAACCAAGTCAAACGCCAATGCCTTTCATGCCGACAACATTATCGACCCGGAGCTGGCCGACTACATGTCTGATGAGTCGAGTGAGGATGAGCAACAAATGGGCAGCATTTTTGCCACCATGAACAGCAGCGACTTCCAACCCGCCAGCCTTGACCCCGATCGATCAAGTTTTGGCACTTATCTGGGAGCAGGCAGGAAACACCGGTTCCGTCATGGCGAGAAGAGTACCAGCGGTCTCAGCTATACCAGCCGCGGttttgatgagggggtcgGCGGTGCTGGCGGTAGCAGCGGAGGTGGTTTGCAGAATTTATCGATCCATGCACGACCACCCCGAAGGAGGAATATGAGCATCGCAAGCATCAGCGCCCATCATTTGCGATCACCACGGCCCAAGtcagccatcatcaaagGCAACTCTGCCTCGACCGACGCCCTGTCTATCTTTGAGAGCGGCGTTGAAAATTCAGGGTCAAAGCGGAATGATGCAACACGCGAGGGCAAGCTTCACGAGGAGGGTCTCAACCCGGCGAGCCTGCAGCATGTAAAGAAGCTCTTCCGGCAAATGCTGGATGATGCCGAGATTCCCAACCCGAGCAGCTGGGAGCGGGCTCTTATCCCTATTCTCGACAAATGTGCCGATGATGTCGACCCCGATATCCGCAACGGGGACGACATGGATATTCGGCATTGggtcaagctcaagaagatcCCAGGGGGCAGGCCAAGTGACACAGCCTACGTTCACGGAGTTGTCTTTACCAAGAATCTTGCACTCAAGAGCATGCCCCGCAGGATCCGCAATCCCCGGGTCGTTGTCATCACCTTCCCACTCGAGTATCAGCGCCATCCAGAGCAGCACTTTATGAGTTTGCAGCCCGTTATTGAGCAAGAAAAGGAGTATCTGAGAATGGTCGTGAACCGGATTCTCAACCTTGAACCGCatgtgctgctggtggaaaAGAGTGTTGCCGGAGTGGCTTTACAGTACCTGTCGGAAGCCAACGTCGCTGTTGCTTACAACGTCAAACCAACCGTTATTGAAGCTGTCTCGAGAATCGTCAACATGCCCGTTATTTCATCCATGGACATGCTTAGTCTTGGCGCTCGGGTGGGCACCTGCGAGAGTTTTGAGGTCAAGACATATGTCAATCATGGGAtaaagggaaagaagaagacgtACATCTTTCTTTCGGGGTGTCCCAAGGACCGCGGCTGTACCATTGCCCTGCGTGGGGCTTCCACTCCGATACTGTCACGCATGAAGCGCATCACCGAGTTCATGGTCTATGTGGTCTACAACCTAAAGCTGGAATCATGCTTGATGCGCGACGAGTTTGTCCAGATCCCAACTGAGATAGAGTCTGTCTTGACTTCCACTCTCACATCACGGCAACCCACCGACGACAGTCTTCTGATCTCTCCTGGGTGTGTCCCCGATCCCACCAGCCAGCGCCCTGCTATTTTGATCACATCACAAAGCGCCGAGGGAGAGAAACTGGTGGAACAGGCTCGGATCAATGAGGACTCTCCTGCCGAGCAGGAGCTGGCTGCAAACACAACCAGCACCGGGCCAGAGACTCAGCCGTCGGCGGATGCCACTCAAAAACTCATATCATTACACGAGTCTCATTCGCATGTCCAAGTGCCAGAGGATGTACCAATGCCGACCTTTTACAGTGATATGGTGGCAAAGTACGAAACTCGAATCCTTTCAGCGTCGCCGTTTGTCAAGTTTACACAGCCCTACCTTCTCATGAAGGCGCGCGAGCAAGAAAGGCGGTTGGTCTACCTGCGCCGTCTTCGCGACCAAAACATTGTCGAAGATCCCGAAGAGAGCGAGAAGCCCCGACCACTACGGTTCCAGCTTATCAAGCCAGAGATGGTGCACGAGATTGGCCAAAAAGCCCCTCGAAAAGTAATGGAGGTCCTGCATGCAGTCCATGATGTCGAGTATGACAAGGCTCTGCACAACTACCAGACGCAATCCAGACAATGGGAAACATATATCCAGGACAGTCTCGATCTGTTCGATCCCTATTCTCATCAGAACATCGTAGTGCTCTATTCGGTCACTTGCACAGAAACCAAGATACCGTGCGTGGAGCCTGGCCTCGTCGCCATCGAGTTCTATAATGAGCATCCTGATGCCAACGGCAACATGGATCAAGATTGCACCCTGGGCCAGTACATCGAGGACATTTGCGAAGGCTCTGATATGGTGTGTCACGCCAACGGCTGTGATAGAAAGATGCTTGATCATCACCGCACCTATGTCCATGACAACGCTCGTATCACCATCATTCTTGAGAACTCGCCGGCTTGGCCCGAAAACTTTCCGGAGAAACCCCAAGAGTCTGAGGGCGACAAGGATGGGACCGGCATATGCATGTGGAATTACTGCAAAGAGTGCAACAAGCATTTCGGTCTCATGCCCATGTCTGTCAGCACCTGGAAGTATTCTTTTGGCAAATACCTGGAGCTCTCGTTCTGGAGCAGATGCGTCCGCTCGAGCCTGCAGAATGAGTGCCCCCATGACCACCAAAAGGACCACGTTCGGTTCTTCTACTACCTGTATCGCGACATTGCTGTGAGAATTCACTACGACCCCATCGATCTGTTCGAGATCATTGTGCCACGGCCAAGGATCACATGGAAGGTGGATCACGATTTGCGGCTCAAGAATGATATCttcaccaaggccgaggagcgTTGGGTTCGGTTCATGACTTCGGTCCGGGCTCGACTCAAGAGTATTCGAATTGACAGTGTGCTTCCGGAGAAAGCGGAAGCCTGCACAGCAGAGATCGAGAGGCTGACCAAGAAGGCCCACGAAGATCAGGCAGAGTTGGTCCGGAGTCTCCAGGAGACATACATGAGCTCCAAGTACTACGAAGTCATTCCCTTCAACATTGTTATCCGCGGAATGCTGGAGAAGGTGACGGATTGGGATGCAGCTTTCACCAAATTCGAAGCCGACTTCCTTTCCGACAAGGATGTCCGACAACTGACCATCATTCAACTCAAGAAGATGTTCACAGACAATGAGTCAAAAGAGTCCCTTCCGAGTACTGACGGCACCACGTCTGTTGGCTCGGAATCCGAGGAAAAATCCACTCCCACTGCGTCCCAGCCCAGTAGTTCGGAGTTTGAAGAAAAGCCCACACAGAATATCGAGGGTGAGAGCCGGCCACCGGAAACCCCTGTATCGCCGACCTCAAGACCAGTCGCAACTGCAACGGAAGAAGCAGCTGCCAGCCAAGCTGATGAGCTTCTAGAGAGAGTCGAGCCTTTGGACCTCGCGACGCCTACTTCACCGACGTTGGTGAAGAGTATCCTGACCGGTTCGGAGCTTGCCCCCGATGTCACCAAGCAgtcgccatctccaccaagTGAGGAGATACCAGCAGCAACGCCTGAAGCAAATTCTCTGATGCCGCCTCCGGCAACTCCTACTGCACCGGCTGCGTCTGCCCAGCCTGCAGAGCCTCAACATATGTCATTGACAGAAAAGGTCGAGCAGCTACGTCGCGAACAGCGTGCCGCATCAACTGATGCGACCGGCACAGGCTttgttggtgaaggtggCGCAGAATCATCACGAGTTACAGGAGACCGTGCTATCTCGAGAAAGACAAGTCAAGCGGTATCACCCCCAATGGTTCGCGCTTTATCCCAGCCGGTAGGGGCACTTCCCAGGACACAGTCTACTATCGGAAAGTTATTGAAGGAGCAAAAGGCGCAGGATGCGGCTTCCGAGGGACAGAAGGCCGTGCCTGAGAAAGCGGAGAAGAAGTTCACTGATCGCATTGGACTCGGGGCTCTGAAGAATCGAAAGGCCCCGCCGTCGGCAATTCCGCGTTATGTTCACAAGAGGGAATCCAAGGTGTCGACGCTTGCGCGCCATTTTGAGCAACTAAGCCGTGAGTTTGAAAAGGAGCGGATGCGGGATCGCAAGCAACGGGCAGCAAAGATGCAGTCTACGAGAGCCTTCCTTCCACGTACGTCCACCAAGACTATAGTCGAAGTCTACAAGGACGTGGACCAAGCCGTCAAAGAGCCTGGCCCCGACGAGGAGCAGCACATGGAGAAGCATCACAGCAATAGGAAACATGATGACTCTTCTCAGCCAGCTGCTGATACCACGCCGGAAGACTCACAGAACAAGGCGTCTGAACCAAGCTCGCCACTTGCACCACCCTCTGGGCCACTTACCCAAGAGGAAACCCGAAACGAAGcagatggcgatgatgctCGACACGAAGATCATGCGGGatctgatgatgagggtgcAGGCAGCGACGCGGATGCTTCTACCATCACGTTCGACGAGTTCATGCCTGACGCTAAAGAGATTGCCAGCTCTCTCGAGCCCGGGGATGAGATCCCAGAAGAGCTCCCAAGACATCAGAAGAAGAGTCTGATGACCATGTTGACTAATTTCTGGGCTGAACGTTCGGCTAGCAATTGGACACCACTGGAGTATCCCATCAACGCGACAGATCACATCTTCTTTGATTCGGATGTCAttgtgagggaggatgaGCCCAGCTCGTTGTTGGCTTTTGCTCTCAACTCTGAAGATTACAAGACAAAGCTTGCCGAGATTCGTCAGCGGTGGGAGATGTCCAACCAGCGAGAAACAGATGAAAGCAGTGACGGCCTTGAAATGAAACAGCAGCCATCTTCAGGTCTGTCCAAGGCCGAGCTGGAAAACAGTCTACTGCGGTCTACCGGTACGCATCTCAAGTACCAGTTCGCAGAGGGCTCAGCAAAGATGATGTGCAAGATTTTCTTTGCCGAACAATTCGACGCCCTCCGTCGCAAAGTCGGTGCTGCTGACCGCTTCGCCGAGTCTCTGTCTCGCTGCCTCAAGTGGGATTCCAAAGGCGGCAAGACAAAGTCTGTCTTTCTCAAGACACTCGACGACCGGTTTGTCCTCAAGGGTCTGTCGCCTGTCGAGACGTCTTCGTTCCTCAAGTTCGCCCCGGACTACTTTGACCTGATGGCGCATGCCCTCTTCCACGATCTACCTTCTGTCATTGCAAAAATGCTCGGCTTCTTCCAGATCATCATCCGCAACCCCGTCACCAACACGGAAATCAAGCTCGACCTGCTCGTCATGGAGAATCTGTTTTATGACCGGTCACCGACAAGAACGTTTGACCTCAAGGGGTCGATGCGCAACCGGAGGATCCAGTCGACGGGGGAGCAAAACGAGGTGTTGCTAGACGAGAACATGGTGGAGTACATTTATGAATCTCCCCTATTTGCCCGGGAGCATTCaaagaggttgttgaagacgtCGGTTTTTAATGATACGCTgtttttggcgaggatgggcGTGATGGATTACAGCctgatggtggcggtggatgaggtgaagaaggagctggtggtggggattATTGACTGCATCCGGACGTATACGTGGGACAAGCAGCTGGAGAGCTGGATCAAGAATAGGGGTTTTGCgggcggggggaggaacAGGCCGACGGTGACAAGCCCGAAGGAGTATAAGAGTCGGTTTAGGGAGGCTATGGCCAG GTATATCCTACAAGCTCCCAACTGCTGGCATACTTTTGGGAATCATTTGCCGCCTAATACGCCTGCtacgccgaggacgaggtttGAGGCGGATGTTTGA